One window from the genome of Micromonospora aurantiaca ATCC 27029 encodes:
- a CDS encoding phosphatase PAP2 family protein — protein MRQTSGVRGDLRLRPVRPTGWWFDLLLLAAVVALTVALASGHLFGLDRAVADWSDENRPAAARWVAMTLNLLGQGTPLTLLAAGLGVLLAWRLRSVRPLLPPVAGFVLTFFTIGPLKVWTARPAPSASVKEPFLSPEQTLPLFQHDLPVRFAQSYPSGHVANAIVWYGVLALLLAPLVRTLGRTVPPRLATVVRVVPPAVVFCTTVYLGWHWLTDSVAGLLLGLLLDRLLHRVPWNSLPLPARLHGWARPAEHLD, from the coding sequence GTGCGTCAGACCTCGGGGGTACGCGGTGACCTGCGGCTGCGGCCCGTCCGGCCGACCGGGTGGTGGTTCGACCTGCTGCTGCTCGCAGCAGTGGTGGCGCTGACCGTCGCGCTCGCCTCCGGTCACCTGTTCGGCCTCGACCGGGCGGTGGCCGACTGGTCCGACGAGAACCGCCCGGCCGCCGCCCGCTGGGTGGCGATGACGCTGAACCTGCTCGGCCAGGGCACGCCGCTGACGCTGCTCGCGGCCGGGCTGGGCGTGCTGCTGGCGTGGCGGCTGCGCTCGGTGCGGCCGCTGCTGCCGCCGGTGGCCGGGTTCGTGCTCACGTTCTTCACGATCGGCCCGCTGAAGGTGTGGACGGCCCGCCCGGCGCCGAGCGCCTCGGTCAAGGAGCCGTTCCTGTCGCCCGAGCAGACGCTGCCGCTGTTCCAGCACGACCTGCCGGTACGGTTCGCGCAGTCGTACCCGTCGGGGCACGTCGCCAACGCGATCGTCTGGTACGGCGTCCTGGCCCTGCTGCTGGCCCCGCTCGTGCGCACGCTCGGCCGCACAGTGCCGCCCCGACTGGCCACAGTGGTCCGGGTGGTGCCACCGGCGGTGGTCTTCTGCACCACCGTCTACCTGGGCTGGCACTGGCTGACCGACTCGGTCGCCGGGCTGCTGCTCGGCCTGCTGCTGGACCGCCTGCTGCACCGGGTGCCCTGGAACAGCCTGCCGCTGCCGGCGCGGCTCCACGGCTGGGCCCGGCCGGCGGAGCATCTCGACTAG
- a CDS encoding chitinase C-terminal domain-containing protein → MLARRISRWLSAGAAGLLTAMMAVVVAAPDARSAAADDEACRPDGLYRTPGVSVPYCTVYDTAGREKMGADHTRRIIGYFTSWRTGRNGAPAYLVNQIPWQKVTHINYAFAHVDGGNRISVGDPGAPDNPATNMTWPGVAGAEMDPALPYTGHFNLLNKYKKQNPGVRTLISVGGWAETGGFIDDSGNRIDSGGFYRMTTTGTNTVNTAGINTFADSVVTFLRTYGFDGVDIDYEYPTSNNKAGNPLDFAQADAKRAGLNASYQVLMRTLREKLDRAAATDGRHYLLTVAAPASGWLLRGMESYQALQYLDYVNAMSYDLHGAWNHFVGPNAALYDNGDDAELAAGGVYGAYSGIGYLNTDWAYHYFRGALPSGRVNIGVPYYTRGWQGVTGGTNGLWGRAALPDQTKCPAGTGGSIGSTTPCGNGAVGIDNLWHDLDAAGNEVPGGANPMWHAKNLQAGITGDYLAGYGLTPATDPADRISGSYARNYSAALVAPWLWNAEKKVFLSTEDDQSLAAKADYVAAKGLGGVMIWELAGDYAYDSAKGQYGMGDTLTTLLYDRLKAAPAYGARKAGITMPTRTLDVAVGMGGFALGDNNYPINPELRLTNNTGAPIPAGAHLEFDYPTTTPATLSQQSGWALTTVTTGHTGSNVGGLKGDHNRVRLTVPAAIAPGSYAEVTLNYQLPISGPANFTLAFGGQTYALAGDWARGGEVVTPSPSPSGSVPPGGGTCTAPAWSASTAYSGGATVSHAGRTWSAKWWTQGETPGSAAVWADQGACTGSPTPTTSPTPTGSPSPTGGACAAPAWAAGTAYPGGAVVSYGGHRWTSRWWTQGDVPGTNSQGVWTDNGPC, encoded by the coding sequence GTGCTGGCGAGACGAATCAGCCGCTGGCTGTCGGCCGGCGCCGCCGGTCTGCTGACCGCGATGATGGCGGTGGTCGTGGCCGCCCCGGACGCCCGGTCGGCCGCCGCCGACGACGAGGCGTGCCGACCCGACGGGCTCTACCGCACGCCCGGGGTCTCGGTGCCCTACTGCACCGTCTACGACACCGCGGGCCGGGAGAAGATGGGTGCGGACCACACCCGCCGGATCATCGGCTACTTCACCAGCTGGCGGACCGGCCGCAACGGCGCCCCGGCCTACCTGGTGAACCAGATCCCCTGGCAGAAGGTCACCCACATCAACTACGCGTTCGCCCACGTCGACGGCGGCAACCGCATCTCCGTGGGCGACCCCGGCGCCCCGGACAACCCGGCGACGAACATGACCTGGCCCGGCGTGGCCGGTGCCGAGATGGACCCGGCCCTGCCGTACACCGGGCACTTCAACCTGCTCAACAAGTACAAGAAGCAGAACCCCGGAGTCCGCACGCTGATCAGCGTCGGCGGCTGGGCCGAGACCGGCGGCTTCATCGACGACAGCGGCAACCGCATCGACTCCGGCGGCTTCTACCGGATGACCACCACCGGCACCAACACGGTGAACACCGCCGGCATCAACACGTTCGCCGACTCGGTGGTGACGTTCCTGCGCACGTACGGCTTCGACGGGGTGGACATCGACTACGAGTACCCCACCTCCAACAACAAGGCCGGCAACCCGCTCGACTTCGCCCAGGCCGACGCCAAGCGGGCCGGTCTCAACGCCTCGTACCAGGTGCTGATGCGCACGCTGCGGGAGAAGCTCGACCGGGCCGCCGCCACCGACGGCAGGCACTACCTGCTCACCGTGGCCGCGCCCGCGTCCGGCTGGCTGCTGCGCGGGATGGAGTCCTACCAGGCGTTGCAGTACCTCGACTACGTCAACGCGATGTCCTACGACCTGCACGGCGCGTGGAACCACTTCGTCGGGCCGAACGCGGCGCTCTACGACAACGGCGACGACGCCGAGCTGGCCGCGGGCGGCGTGTACGGCGCCTACTCCGGCATCGGCTACCTGAACACCGACTGGGCGTACCACTACTTCCGGGGCGCGCTGCCCAGCGGCAGGGTGAACATCGGCGTGCCCTACTACACCCGGGGCTGGCAGGGCGTCACCGGCGGCACCAACGGCCTGTGGGGACGGGCGGCGCTGCCCGACCAGACCAAGTGTCCGGCCGGCACCGGCGGCTCGATCGGCTCCACCACCCCCTGCGGCAACGGCGCGGTCGGCATCGACAACCTCTGGCACGACCTCGACGCCGCCGGCAACGAGGTGCCCGGCGGCGCCAACCCGATGTGGCACGCGAAGAACCTCCAGGCCGGCATCACCGGCGACTACCTGGCCGGATACGGCCTCACCCCGGCCACCGACCCGGCCGACCGGATCAGCGGCAGCTACGCCCGTAACTACTCGGCCGCGCTGGTCGCGCCCTGGCTGTGGAACGCGGAGAAGAAGGTCTTCCTCTCCACCGAGGACGACCAGTCGCTCGCCGCCAAGGCCGACTACGTCGCGGCCAAGGGCCTCGGCGGCGTGATGATCTGGGAACTCGCCGGCGACTACGCCTACGACTCCGCCAAGGGCCAGTACGGCATGGGCGACACGCTGACCACGCTGCTCTACGACCGGCTGAAGGCCGCACCGGCGTACGGCGCCCGCAAGGCGGGCATCACCATGCCCACCCGGACGCTGGACGTGGCAGTCGGCATGGGTGGTTTCGCGCTCGGCGACAACAACTACCCGATCAACCCCGAGCTGCGGCTGACCAACAACACCGGCGCGCCGATCCCGGCCGGCGCGCACCTGGAGTTCGACTATCCCACCACCACCCCGGCCACGCTCAGCCAGCAGTCCGGCTGGGCGCTCACCACTGTCACCACCGGCCACACCGGCAGCAACGTGGGCGGCTTGAAGGGCGACCACAACCGGGTACGCCTCACCGTGCCGGCCGCAATCGCGCCCGGCTCGTACGCCGAGGTGACGCTCAACTATCAGCTCCCGATCTCCGGCCCGGCCAACTTCACGCTCGCCTTCGGCGGCCAGACGTACGCGCTGGCCGGGGACTGGGCACGTGGTGGCGAGGTGGTCACGCCGTCGCCCAGCCCGAGCGGTTCCGTCCCACCCGGCGGGGGCACCTGCACCGCGCCGGCCTGGTCGGCGTCCACCGCGTACTCCGGCGGTGCAACCGTCTCGCACGCCGGACGGACCTGGAGCGCGAAGTGGTGGACCCAGGGCGAGACGCCGGGCAGCGCCGCGGTCTGGGCCGACCAGGGTGCCTGCACGGGCTCCCCGACGCCGACCACCTCCCCGACGCCCACCGGCTCGCCGTCACCCACCGGCGGTGCATGTGCCGCGCCGGCCTGGGCCGCGGGCACCGCGTACCCCGGAGGTGCCGTGGTGTCCTACGGCGGACACCGGTGGACCTCCCGGTGGTGGACCCAGGGAGACGTGCCGGGGACCAACAGCCAGGGCGTGTGGACCGACAACGGGCCCTGCTGA
- a CDS encoding DUF4032 domain-containing protein, which yields MRITSALVDPALLDLPWSTPLEQWPAEHLVALPQGISRHIVRFVRLGGYVYAVKETGERVAEREYDLLRALERIDFPSVEAIAIVADRQTDDGEPLDPVLITRHLQFSLPYRALFSNTLRPETMNRLLDALAALIVRMHLTGFFWGDCSLSNTLFRRDAGAFAAYLVDAETGALHPSLSNGQRGEDLEIARVNIFGEALDLQAAGLLHESIDPEVVCEEVVQRYERLWHEITYEQQVERAARHDIEGRIRRLNELGFDVAEVAMSTVDNGRYLVRPKVVDAGYHTRRLLRLTGLDAEENQARRLLNDLDAYRLESDLTDEQQAAHRWLTEVFEPVVRAVPAHLRNKLEPQELFAQIIEHKWLLSEQAGRDVGMRRAVQSYLADVLVHRPDEQAVLGVEVPSA from the coding sequence GTGCGGATCACCTCGGCTCTCGTCGACCCGGCGCTGCTCGACCTCCCCTGGTCGACACCGCTGGAGCAGTGGCCTGCCGAACACCTGGTGGCGCTGCCGCAGGGCATCTCCCGGCACATCGTGCGGTTCGTCCGGCTCGGCGGGTACGTCTACGCGGTGAAGGAGACCGGCGAGCGGGTCGCCGAGCGCGAGTACGACCTGCTGCGGGCGCTGGAGCGGATCGACTTCCCGTCGGTCGAGGCCATCGCGATCGTGGCCGACCGGCAGACCGACGACGGCGAACCGCTGGACCCGGTGCTGATCACCCGGCACCTCCAGTTCTCGCTGCCCTACCGGGCGCTGTTCTCCAACACGCTGCGCCCGGAGACCATGAACCGGCTGCTCGACGCGCTGGCCGCGCTGATCGTGCGGATGCACCTGACCGGCTTCTTCTGGGGCGACTGCTCGCTGTCGAACACGCTGTTCCGGCGGGACGCGGGCGCGTTCGCCGCGTACCTGGTCGACGCGGAGACCGGCGCGCTGCACCCGTCGCTGTCGAACGGCCAGCGCGGCGAGGACCTGGAGATCGCCCGGGTCAACATCTTCGGCGAGGCGCTCGACCTCCAGGCCGCCGGCCTGCTGCACGAGTCGATCGACCCGGAGGTGGTCTGCGAGGAGGTCGTGCAGCGCTACGAGCGGCTCTGGCACGAGATCACCTACGAGCAGCAGGTCGAGCGCGCCGCCCGGCACGACATCGAGGGGCGCATCCGCCGCCTCAACGAGCTGGGCTTCGACGTGGCCGAGGTGGCCATGTCGACAGTCGACAACGGTCGCTACCTGGTTCGGCCGAAGGTGGTGGACGCCGGCTACCACACCCGGCGGCTGCTGCGCCTGACCGGCCTGGATGCCGAGGAGAACCAGGCCCGCAGGCTCCTCAACGACCTCGACGCCTACCGGCTGGAGAGCGACCTGACCGACGAGCAGCAAGCGGCGCACCGCTGGCTGACCGAGGTCTTCGAGCCGGTGGTCCGGGCCGTGCCTGCGCACCTGCGGAACAAGCTGGAGCCGCAGGAGCTGTTCGCCCAGATCATCGAGCACAAGTGGCTGCTCTCCGAGCAGGCCGGGCGGGACGTCGGGATGCGCCGGGCGGTGCAGTCGTACCTGGCCGACGTGCTCGTGCAC